The following is a genomic window from Micropterus dolomieu isolate WLL.071019.BEF.003 ecotype Adirondacks linkage group LG12, ASM2129224v1, whole genome shotgun sequence.
CCAatcgcttccactttgttataataccactaacagttgaccatggaatatttagtagtgattAAATTTTCACAAATGGtcttattgcacaggtggcaacctaCGCTTGTACCATGCTTGAACTAAGATCCCCAATAAGCGTAGGCTATGTGTATTTTACCTTACAAATAATCTCCCCTGATAACTACattcaatgtagcatattcacatctagtttatcctGTACCAAAACACTCTATCTCTAAAGCTatgagaaaccatttctcaaccacCAGCTGGTTCTCAATCATGCCGTCGATGATAACGTtacagtgacctgctgttgaatgcatctaatactacatgactgtctacaactttgagatttcatttaaataacattgTAACTATAACCAGAGCCGTTACGGCTCTGACAGGAAGCTATTttagattcttgttcagctcacgtttatttacatgtcagctctggtttaatcatttcagacacacCAACtataactgcagacaggcggccagaaactatagtttaacggctcattaacgttagccctcctccactgataaacacggctATATAGCTTTGTGGCTGATTTTAGCAATGAGCAGCGTAAGCTGCTGTACCTGATTTGAGAGAAAATCATGTCCGTTTCAGCGCACACACCCTTTCCACCTAATAAACAGTATGGCAATATCTTTATATTGTATCTAGACCAGATCGCTGAACCACATCAGTGGCTTGATGTGTCATGTGATAATGAAAAAGACATTCCTTAGCAGTTAAGGAGGTCATTGTTTGAAATTCCTTTATTGGACCAATAATGCTGATCACATATTCTCAGTGATGGGCAGAAACAGCAACACTACTTGTTACTTGTTTTGAATAGTTTCCATCCCTCTCTGTGTGTAGATGCGTTTCATGCTGCTTTTCAGCCGGCAAGGGAAGCTGCGTCTGCAGAAGTGGTACACAGCCACAGCTGAGCGCGACAAGAAGAAGATGGTCAGGGAGTTGATGCAGATAGTGCTCGCCCGCAAACCAAAGATGTGCAGCTTCCTAGAATGGAGGGACCTCAAGATTGTCTATAAAAGGTAAACATGCTAGCCTACATCATAAACTGTCATAATGTTGTACTTGTTTCTTCTGGACAGCCTGATGTGTCTGCCATAAGTGTCTATTAAGTGATTCTTCTCTTTTTGCACCAGTTTCACCTTCTTTATCTCATCATTGGCTGAGTGTATATATCACAGACACAGGCTTACAGAGAGCACATTAGCCAAACAGCCAagtgtttcatttaaatttatgaaattaatgttaataatttgTCATTATCACAAACTAGTGACACACTTATACAAATATTAGTGCCACTAGTGTTTATTTAACATGACAGGCTGATTGTCAGTTTCAGTGTAGAGCTCAAGGCTCTGCGCCCGAGTCATTAACTCATTGTTACTGTGGTGCAGTTATAGACAATAGTTCAAACAGTAAAAAATATCCATCAAATAGCCTACACAAAACGTATTGATCATGGAATGACTGTATTCATCATTAAACCAATAGAAAGGAAACGTAAAAGTTCCTGGCTTTGGCTAcagttaattattttttttaggaataattaattaatcaactgCCAATTGTTTTTgcgatttattgttttgtttgctgttcAAAAACCAGAGATGTTTAATATcatatgacaaaaaaaagtagCAGGCAGAAGATTTTAGACCAAGAAGTTTAGTTACTTGGTTTCCCGCCATCAGTTCGTCCTGAAATCAGCTGTTctgatcagtgtgtgtgtgtgtgtgtatatatatgtgtgtgtgtgtgtatatatatgtgtgtgtgtgtgtgtgtatacaattttaatcatatgtacattctaacagtgaaagacagaatcccaaagaaaattccagaaaatcacatcatatgaatttataaaaattgataaccatctgatgaggaaaaacaagtacatgaccccctaccaaacagcaagtattctggctcctacaagccagttagtctttctttaagacacagccccaatcccaaccaattatctacatcaaatcgttacctgtataaaagacacctgtcaacacccaaacaaccagcatccaacatcaccaccatgggcaagaccaaagagctttctacggacatcagggacaagattgttgatctgcacaaggctgggatgggcaacaagagaatcggaaagcaacttggagagaaaagatcaactgtcggtgcagttatcaggaaatggaagaagcaccacaccaccgccaacctccctcggtctgggcctccacacaagatctcgcctcgtggggtgtccctgatcatgcgaacggtgaggaatcatcccaaaaccacaaggggggaactgatgaatcaactgaaggcagctgggaccacagttacaaaagaaacggttggtaacacactacgccgtcatggattgaaatcctgcagcgcacgcaaggtccccctgctcaagaagaaacatgtacaggcccgcatgaagttcgccattcaccacctggacgactcagaagaggcctggaagaaggtgatgtggtcagNNNNNNNNNNNNNNNNNNNNNNNNNNNNNNNNNNNNNNNNNNNNNNNNNNNNNNNNNNNNNNNNNNNNNNNNNNNNNNNNNNNNNNNNNNNNNNNNNNNNtcctgtcagtcaggaagtctgtgatccactgacaggtggaggctggcacagtgagctgggtgagtttggtgctgaggatgtccgggatgatggtgttgaacgccgagctgaagtccacgaacaggatccttgcatatgtccctggagagtcgaggtgttgcaggatgtgatgcagtcccaagttgacagcatcatccactgacctgttggccctgtaggcaaactgcagggggtccagcagggggcctgtaatgtccttcaggtgggccaacaccagtctttcaaaggacttcatgactacagatgtcagggcgacgggcctgtagtcattcagtccagagatggagggttttttggggaccgggatgactgtggagcgtttgaagcaggagggaacttcacacagctccagtgatctgttgaagatctgtgagaagatgggggccagctggtcagtgcagattttcagtcaggatgctgACACACAGTGGGGGCCaagagccttcctgatcttctgcctctggaagagctggCGCACATCCCCTTCACAAAttgtgagtgcaggtgagggtTCGGAGAGGGGGGTTGAGAGCGTGGCAGttggggaaggtgactgtttgaagatggtgttggagtgggggagaggtgtgactctgggcttttcaaacctacaatagaaaccattcagcttgtcagccagttgttgagtaccagcagtgttgggggatggtctcctgtagttagtaAGTGTCCGTAGGCCTGCACGCTATCCCGGCGTCTCCGGAGGATCCCATACAGAGCTGCCGCTCCTCCACTTGAAAGTCCGATgcttaagagctcttctctggtaaaagttaccagagagggatcGCAGAAAACAGAGTtagtaaacaaaaacacaaaaagcactatgGATCGTAATCTAGAGGCTGCCATCCTCTGCGGCGCCTTGActttttgaccttttgactATATGGGGTCACTcgatgtctgattttacatattACAGATTATAcctattatataaatataaacatataattctgtaaataaaaatgtaaaaagaactGGGATTTGCATGCagttctcggcaggcatgcacgTCAAGCACAGCGATAtacctcagtttagctggaaatgtacagagACTGCAGTTCTGCAGTttgtcaagattaaagcagTGCTAAAGTGTGTAACATAACACACCGTGTTGTTGGTTAAGGATAGGGAAAGGGGCAAGGGAATGCAGAACGCCGATGAGATGCCCCATGGGGATAGAAGaccaaacgtgtgtgtgtgagagagagagagagagataaaatcTGCTCCTTTTCTCTTTACTTCTCTTTTCCACACACTCACCaacgcattctcatctcaatgcgtcataactgacgctttccgacagcgtgacaaagcgtaagtaTTTTATGCTAAACGTACCCTTCAGTGTCCGTATGAAACACTACCGTCAGCAGCCGGTATGCACAGATGTAGGGTTAGCCAGTCGACATGCatagtcagtgacttaggtttaggtactaacggGGGGGACTGTTTACACCTTTAACCTTTTGTTagccaaagcgggaaacatatttcagtcaatcctgtggttccactgacgtaagggtctgttaTTCTTCAGCTGCGCATGCGTGGTAGTAGTGACGCATGCACAGTAACAGgttgggaaaaacgctttttaaaccttattttggggcaaagtcgttaaactttttcagtgatttttattagattttaccGGTGATTCGATCCAGGGTAGATATTAATGAGGTCCAGATTTCCAGGGTGTCCGGGGCAGTTGTGGCTCAGGAGacagagcgggttgcctgttaatcggaaggtcagcagTTCAATACCTGTCTCCTCCAGGCTACATGtcaaagtatccttgggcaataTACtgaccccgaattgcccctggtggttgttccaccagtgtatgaatgtgtgtgaatggtgaatgtgatgtagtgtaaaagcgctttgagtggtcgaaaagagtACAAAGGTGGTATACACAgcatttacagatttttttttttttgatagtGTATTTATGGAAATTCCTACCAAAATTAAACCAAACACAACCAATGTTATACACTACATCCACACAAACTAATGATATATAAAGAAATACGTTGGCAAATAATGTTTATcagtcagtgggctcaaaactcacttagaaatgaagcacacgcctgttttctccgttgcttgcatcagccactgttctgcttttaatgtgaggtctccgggtcggattcagccctgtgcgcgctcccgagcctctctccgactacagcgacaacacggcagctaacgacatgcagtccactaacagcataaaacaaccagctcacagtaaaacacaggctccacgtaaggatccaaaacaacaataaaggtttatgtgctgaagcccatcagaccaaacaggttcagatgatgtcgagtaagaacaaagtgagcattagtaaagctggagaaacacagagaaagtcacgttagctcgcaggCTAACGGCAAGTAGTTGCTgttgttatccggtgcaaagttatataacgttcaccaactaacgccacccatgttactatcatgtgtaccactgttgatttagcctgcaagaaaggatgtaacggcaaAAAACAAacgtggagcgatttgtttactatcgttagcctatagtgatgcagccaggagcagccagctaacactacagtagcttggacctgccgctgttttctTCATAgcattcagtttatgtttattgtggttttaccaatactcagatacacagcttctccacctctcagtcgctgtaactaacgtgacccacacaacataaaacagtgcaacaaaacggtcacaacaacacagaggaagagccatgcactgtcactagttacagtaaagttactgactgcggtctaactgttataaagtgtgacacaatctcataATATCCACGAtcatgtaatgagcatggattagttcaacctgcagttGATAAatctattactgtaacgttgcagtgggagttcacctgagtttccagctctgtctgttctccctgtctgtctatagccgctgtcactctgcctttttcaGGAGTATTGAGCTGAaatgcggctcgctgcgctgaatgaaaggtacggcgctggtgttgatctgcctctgagacgggaacgttgaagtaacagagcctgaacctATGACCTGAatatgtctggagaaaagccacagcctgcatgctggtgttcctgtgtttattcttgtatttctgtatgttagcgcgtacgagcacacacctggttgcaatcttagaaccgcaccactagtggccgctggaagctacataatgcccctgtgtgtgtgtgtgtgtgtgtgtgtgtgtgtccgtgcgCAGTGAAGGCTTAAACCGCGCAGTGGACACGCTGACAACAGGCTGTTCATCATGATTTCTCTCCCCACTGCTTGACTCACTAAAATTGCATAAAAGAGATACACAAGCTATGATCAGGTAGTGCAAACAGGTAAACCTTGGTATGCTAATCTTCACAACATGCATTAGGCTAAATATGTCTCAAATGTTTAGCCCACTTCTACCGGTCCTTTtaactttccaggtgatttctttattgggTTGTATTGCTGTATGCtgtactttcatgattagagaggctgctgtcagtcatttaaacatttccatgttATGTCACAGAAAATACCTTGGGAGATTTAAGCAGCAAGACTAAAAACTGTTCTTATAAACTTCACAGGACAAaggaaactctgctaattaacATTAGATTCTGACCAATCTTGGCGGCGTGTCGGGaaatttaaatatgaagttatgtTACTgtgcctcgtgcgtaaatgcacACAGTGTCTCTCTTAATGGGGAGAAGCTACACCCTGTTTGTTGAAATGATGGTTGCGACGGTATAATCCGCTGCGTCCGCTTGGTCCTAAAGCCTTCATTTAAGTTGATTGTGTTATCAGtggtttttattcaaattattttattgataggCTATAGCCTACATAGAGTCATGGAGGTCCAGACCACGGTGACCTCATAGCTGGTTACAGCCCTGCTAAAGCCTTGTACTTTTTGTACAAGGCTGAAAGTAAGCCTGCTAACCTCTTtaagttatgtttttatattttttatctgaAGTCCGTTTCACAGCATTGAAGTTGCAGCTGAAAGGAGAAGGCTATAATTGTCATACACCCCATGAGAATACATCTAAGtaagacatttatttaatgcaAAATGAATGATGCACATGCAGAATACACAAATATAATGAGATTCACATGTGCATATACACAGTCGGCCCACGAGTGTTGTGACAGTAAAACATTAACTGATGTTTCCTTTCAGCCGGCATCTATTggcaataaaagtaaatgtagcTTAACATTTAACTTTGGTATCTTATTGACATGGATTCATACATACTTCATATGTCTACATGcatgtttttactttgttaaaaatgtgtgtgtgtgtgttttagtcaCCTCTGAGTTGATTATGCCAgatgttattatatttttatggtGTTTTTTATGTATTCATGCAGGTATGCCAGCTTGTATTTCTGTTGTGCAATTGAAGAGCAGGACAATGAGTTGATCACATTGGAAGTCATCCACCGCTTTGTAGAGCTGTTGGATAAGTACTTTGGCAGTGTAAGTCAGAAATCTCTGAATCTCTCGAGTTGTTCCTGAgctgtttgctctctctctgtgctttgTCACAATGCTAAACTAAGGTTACAGACTTAAGTGAGAATTTTTACTCCCCAAGAACATGTGAAGACATTGCGGGCTGCGTTgctgatttgtgtttgttttgggcAGGTATGTGAGCTGGACATCATCTTTAATTTTGAGAAGGCCTACTTCATTCTAGATGAGTTCCTGATGGGAGGAGAGATCCAGGACACGTCTAAGAAGAGTGTCCTCAAAGCCATTGAACAAGCTGACCTACTGCAAGAGGTaacctggggtctcatttataaaactgtacgTAGAAAAGACATACGTACAAAATACAGGAAGTGCgtacacacaaaaatatacagaTTTATAAAACGGTGAGCATGCACGTCCTACACCAATTTCTCTCtttaaatcacaatcaacttgaaatgtggcatATGTGAGCGAGCTCCTTGTCCGACCCTTTAAACACCCATCAAAAATATGTTAGGTTCTGCAGTCGGCGCCATTGATCAGACACTGATAAATTTCTGGGGTTGGTCCCCGGGtgctgcacagcggctgcccacAGCTCCCTTGAGGGGAtcggttaaatgcagagaatgaatatCGCAAtgcatgtatgtgacaataaagtatcatCTTCTtctagttgcctataaatggtagTGAAatgcccctcattaatattaatacgtactgactgcatgaaCAAAAGGATGGTAAATTCTGACAAAAGCTACAGAAATTTAACccagtgtgacactgacgttccttagtgaagctgaagcatgttgtttggtgggtaaaacgCACACTTACATATAACGCTTGTGCATCCCTAATGAGTTGTGATGGAGGTGGAGAGGGATACacaagacgggatgacccatGTACTTATTTGGATTCCCccgtatttgctcgactgacgctTTGAAAacgcatcaatttaaatgtaattggTCCTAATGTTCACcctatttatgagaataaattgcactgaaTGCAAGTTTTACTTAATATGATTCCCGATTAAACTGTGCAACGCATTTGAGGCGTTCTTATGGAGatatctccgtttgtgtttattatcctaaatcatGGTTACTTTTCTTTACGCTgaaaatgatcttaaattatatttttattgcacaCTTAAAGGGGTTATATGTAAgtgtttgattttaataaatcaaattttcattgccttattgtcagtgggctcaaaactcacttagaaatgaagcacacgcctgttttctccgttgcttgcatcagccactgttctgcttttaatgtgaggtctccgggtcggattcagccctgtgcgcgctcccgagcctctctccgactacagcgacaacacggcagctaacgacatgcagtccactaacagcataaaacaaccagctcacagtaaaacacaggctccacgtaaggatccaaaacaacaataaaggtttatgtgctgaagcccatcagaccaaacaggttcagatgatgtcgagtaagaacaaagtgagcattagtaaagctggagaaacacagagaaagtcacgttagctcgcaggCTAACGCCGAATAGTTgctgttatccggtgcaaagttatataacgttagctttccacattatgtgtaccactgttgatttagcctgcaagaaaggatgtaacggcaaAAAACAAacgtggagcgatttgtttactatcgttagcctatagtgatgcagccaggagcagccagctaacactacagtagcttggacctgccgctgttttctTCATAgcattcagtttatgtttattgtggttttaccaatactcagatacacagcttctccacctctcagtcgctgtaactaacgtgacccacacaacataaaacagtgcaacaaaacggtcacaacaacacagaggaagagccatgcactgtcactagttacagtaaagttactgactgcggtctaactgttataaagtgtgacaaagTCTCGTTATAA
Proteins encoded in this region:
- the ap1s1 gene encoding AP-1 complex subunit sigma-1A; translated protein: MMRFMLLFSRQGKLRLQKWYTATAERDKKKMVRELMQIVLARKPKMCSFLEWRDLKIVYKRYASLYFCCAIEEQDNELITLEVIHRFVELLDKYFGSVCELDIIFNFEKAYFILDEFLMGGEIQDTSKKSVLKAIEQADLLQEEDESPRSVLEEMGLA